The following proteins are encoded in a genomic region of Pirellulales bacterium:
- a CDS encoding ferredoxin family protein gives MTHVVAEPCFGCKYTDCVVVCPVECFYEGEKILYIHPDECIDCEACVPECPVEAIFHEDNLPEQWKDFTALNAEMAPQCPVITEKKEPLAGKE, from the coding sequence ATGACCCACGTTGTTGCCGAGCCGTGCTTCGGTTGCAAATACACTGATTGCGTGGTGGTGTGCCCTGTCGAATGCTTCTACGAAGGGGAAAAAATTCTCTATATTCACCCCGATGAATGCATCGACTGCGAAGCCTGCGTGCCGGAATGCCCCGTCGAAGCGATCTTCCACGAAGACAACCTGCCCGAGCAATGGAAGGACTTCACTGCCCTGAACGCCGAAATGGCGCCTCAGTGCCCGGTAATCACGGAAAAGAAAGAACCGTTGGCCGGTAAAGAGTAA
- the pyrE gene encoding orotate phosphoribosyltransferase produces the protein MYDRQALFDLIRTRVLKFGDFTLASGKKAKYYLDGKQLTLDSHGAKLVGEGMLDLLPTFGSLPTAVGGMSIGADPITAATITIAGLRGLALAGIMIRKESKGHGTNQYVEGPVQPGDTVAIVEDVVTTGGSSLLAIDRAVEFGLKVVGVAAIVDRLEGGAAAFAARGLPFASLFTIRDFGLEPPA, from the coding sequence GTGCTCAAATTCGGCGACTTCACGCTCGCCTCCGGCAAGAAGGCGAAATATTACCTCGACGGCAAGCAACTGACGCTCGACTCGCACGGCGCCAAACTCGTTGGCGAAGGGATGCTCGATCTGCTGCCGACATTTGGTTCGCTGCCAACAGCGGTCGGCGGCATGTCGATCGGCGCCGATCCAATCACCGCCGCCACGATCACGATCGCTGGACTGCGCGGTCTGGCGCTGGCCGGCATCATGATCCGCAAGGAATCCAAAGGGCACGGCACGAATCAGTACGTCGAAGGCCCCGTGCAACCCGGAGACACGGTGGCCATCGTCGAAGATGTCGTAACGACCGGCGGCTCGTCGCTGTTGGCGATCGACCGAGCCGTCGAATTCGGCCTGAAAGTGGTCGGAGTCGCAGCCATTGTCGATCGCCTGGAAGGAGGCGCTGCGGCATTCGCGGCCCGCGGCCTGCCGTTTGCCAGCCTGTTCACGATTCGAGATTTCGGCCTCGAACCACCTGCATGA
- a CDS encoding ATP-binding protein — protein sequence MAAAQRDISVSEFFAKNRHLLGFDNPRKALLTAVKEAVDNSLDACEEAGILPELWIHIEQTADNRYKIGVQDNGPGIVKKQIPLIFGKLLYGSKFHRLRMSRGQQGIGISAAGMYGVLTTGKPVKIISKISKKSPAHYYEIQINTKNNKPEILNGHGEGVDIPPGEKGQAYIEKHGIEWVAVHDGDKEIMHGTRVTIELEGAYKRGRGSVEEYLEQTAIANPHLRLHYKDPENNERFFERSTHHLPPEPKEIKPHPYGVELGRLITMMKDVHGTTISQFLTTSFSRVSPAVARKICDAAKLSTRANVTRIGRHEADALYQAIQQTKISSPSTDCISPIGEDLLLKGLHQVVPGEFYVAATRPPSVYRGNPFLIEAAIAYGGSPIAQRVSLDALKEMLSQSDARTLRQFLVNSFSGLGSQAADKIIEESKLGTRQSPARLKKDEIATLHAAMHSVNLDEGQTMTVLRYANRVPLQFQHAACAITQTIMSTNWRSYGLQQSRNSLPSGPVTIMVHMASVWVPFTSESKEAIAGYPEIQKEIRLALQAVGRKLGMYLRRRLKVKNEGERRNIFLRYLGEVATAVSDINRANREKLYEQLLLVAKKKTAEADVVLGEDGKPIDEPSADDFGGSVLIVEPQPTTPAEAPPRTDVEPKKEARRPTERKK from the coding sequence ATGGCCGCTGCGCAGCGAGACATTTCCGTCAGCGAGTTTTTCGCCAAGAATCGCCACCTGCTCGGTTTCGACAACCCGCGCAAAGCCTTGCTGACTGCGGTGAAAGAGGCGGTCGACAATTCGCTCGATGCCTGCGAGGAAGCCGGTATTCTGCCCGAGCTTTGGATTCACATCGAACAGACCGCCGACAATCGCTACAAGATTGGCGTGCAAGACAACGGCCCCGGCATCGTCAAAAAACAAATTCCGCTGATCTTCGGCAAGCTCCTCTACGGCTCGAAGTTTCATCGCCTGCGGATGAGCCGTGGGCAGCAAGGCATCGGCATCAGCGCCGCCGGCATGTACGGCGTGCTGACGACCGGCAAGCCGGTGAAAATCATCTCGAAGATTTCGAAAAAATCGCCGGCCCACTACTACGAAATTCAAATCAACACGAAGAACAACAAACCGGAAATTCTCAATGGCCACGGCGAAGGGGTCGACATTCCGCCAGGTGAAAAAGGCCAAGCCTACATCGAAAAACATGGCATCGAGTGGGTCGCCGTACACGATGGCGACAAAGAAATCATGCACGGCACTCGAGTGACCATCGAACTGGAGGGCGCCTACAAGCGCGGCCGCGGCAGCGTCGAAGAATATCTTGAGCAAACCGCCATTGCTAATCCACATCTGCGGCTGCATTACAAAGACCCGGAAAACAACGAGCGATTTTTCGAACGATCCACGCATCACTTGCCGCCTGAGCCAAAAGAGATCAAGCCCCATCCCTATGGCGTCGAGCTGGGCCGGCTGATCACGATGATGAAAGACGTCCATGGTACGACGATCTCTCAGTTTTTGACGACCAGTTTTTCGCGCGTCAGCCCAGCCGTGGCGCGCAAGATTTGCGACGCTGCCAAGCTCAGCACGCGGGCCAACGTCACTCGCATCGGCCGGCACGAAGCCGATGCCCTGTATCAAGCCATTCAGCAAACGAAAATCTCGTCCCCTTCGACCGATTGCATTTCGCCGATCGGTGAAGATCTGCTGCTCAAAGGATTGCACCAAGTGGTGCCGGGTGAGTTTTATGTCGCCGCGACGCGGCCGCCGTCGGTCTATCGCGGCAACCCCTTCTTGATCGAAGCCGCGATCGCCTACGGCGGATCGCCGATCGCCCAGCGCGTTTCCCTCGATGCGCTGAAGGAAATGCTTTCGCAGAGCGATGCTCGCACGCTGCGGCAGTTCTTGGTCAATTCGTTCAGCGGCTTAGGAAGCCAGGCCGCGGACAAGATTATTGAAGAATCGAAGCTTGGCACGCGGCAATCGCCGGCGCGGCTCAAAAAAGACGAAATCGCCACGCTCCACGCGGCCATGCATAGCGTGAATCTCGACGAAGGCCAAACGATGACCGTATTGCGTTACGCCAACCGAGTGCCACTGCAATTTCAACATGCGGCTTGCGCGATTACCCAGACCATCATGAGCACCAATTGGCGCTCCTATGGATTGCAGCAATCGCGCAATTCGCTTCCCAGCGGCCCGGTGACCATCATGGTCCACATGGCCAGCGTTTGGGTTCCCTTCACCAGCGAATCGAAGGAAGCCATCGCGGGCTATCCAGAAATTCAAAAAGAAATCCGCCTGGCGCTACAAGCCGTCGGCCGCAAGCTGGGCATGTACTTGCGCCGCCGCCTAAAAGTGAAAAACGAAGGAGAACGCCGGAACATTTTCCTGCGTTACCTTGGCGAAGTCGCCACCGCGGTGAGCGACATCAACCGCGCCAATCGCGAAAAACTGTACGAACAACTGCTGCTGGTCGCCAAGAAGAAAACCGCGGAAGCCGACGTTGTGCTGGGTGAAGATGGCAAGCCAATCGACGAGCCTAGCGCCGACGACTTTGGCGGCAGCGTGCTGATTGTCGAACCACAGCCCACCACGCCGGCCGAAGCGCCACCGCGAACCGACGTAGAACCAAAGAAAGAAGCAAGGCGGCCGACCGAAAGAAAAAAGTAG
- a CDS encoding DNA topoisomerase IV subunit A, which yields MAKRSRKSNSSSTVVIDPAKLTPRDKKTLGVIKDLADQVVAAADKRRDPHVDIPSRTLSNVHYSPRKRIIEMGKSTNRRLLFDLGQAKAYMRTMLVASGCKKLVDQGKTISIRGMYYMLKHKIAGTMENTFDDQSESDTIVEDLEVLLASLREELHLYADKRGEMVGNIVLNDSGDEIDCSRMGSGGYAIPSIVEPEVIKLDPKKCDAKFILHVEKGTVWQRFNEDKFWRKHNCLLTHGAGQPPRGVRRMLHRLHNELHLPIYCVLDNDPWGYYIYSVLKQGSINLAFESQRMAIPDIRFLGLRSIDFNRCNLSDSVTIGLNESDTKRAKQIAAYPWFAPKKAWQKEIDLMLKNGFKLEVESLISKDISYVTETYVPERLAEQDWLD from the coding sequence ATGGCAAAGCGCTCCCGAAAATCAAATTCAAGCAGCACCGTCGTCATCGACCCCGCCAAACTCACGCCGCGCGACAAGAAAACCCTTGGCGTCATCAAGGATCTCGCCGATCAAGTCGTCGCCGCCGCCGACAAGCGCCGCGATCCGCACGTCGATATCCCCTCGCGCACGTTGTCCAACGTCCATTACAGCCCGCGCAAGCGGATCATCGAGATGGGCAAATCGACCAATCGGCGGCTGTTATTTGATCTCGGCCAGGCAAAAGCGTATATGCGCACGATGCTGGTCGCCAGCGGCTGCAAAAAGCTGGTCGATCAAGGCAAGACCATCAGCATCCGCGGCATGTACTACATGCTGAAGCACAAGATCGCTGGCACAATGGAGAACACCTTCGACGATCAGAGCGAGTCGGATACGATCGTCGAAGATCTTGAAGTGTTGCTCGCCAGTTTGCGCGAAGAATTGCATCTGTATGCCGACAAGCGCGGTGAAATGGTCGGCAACATCGTCCTGAACGACAGTGGCGACGAAATCGACTGCTCGCGGATGGGCTCGGGAGGATATGCGATTCCGTCAATCGTCGAGCCGGAGGTGATCAAGCTGGATCCGAAGAAATGCGACGCAAAGTTCATCCTTCACGTCGAAAAAGGCACGGTCTGGCAACGCTTCAACGAAGACAAATTCTGGCGCAAGCACAATTGCCTGCTCACCCACGGGGCCGGCCAGCCGCCGCGCGGAGTCCGGCGGATGCTACACCGCCTGCACAACGAGCTACACTTGCCGATCTACTGCGTACTCGACAACGACCCTTGGGGATACTACATCTACAGCGTGCTCAAGCAAGGCTCGATCAACTTGGCGTTCGAGTCGCAGCGAATGGCAATCCCCGATATCCGCTTTCTTGGTCTGCGCAGCATCGACTTCAATCGTTGCAACCTTTCCGATAGCGTGACCATCGGCCTCAACGAAAGTGATACGAAACGCGCCAAGCAAATTGCGGCCTATCCGTGGTTTGCTCCCAAGAAAGCCTGGCAGAAAGAGATCGACTTGATGCTCAAGAACGGTTTCAAACTCGAAGTCGAGTCGCTCATCTCCAAAGACATCAGCTACGTCACCGAGACGTATGTGCCTGAACGACTTGCGGAACAAGACTGGCTCGATTAG